One stretch of Mangifera indica cultivar Alphonso chromosome 9, CATAS_Mindica_2.1, whole genome shotgun sequence DNA includes these proteins:
- the LOC123225008 gene encoding nudix hydrolase 18, mitochondrial-like codes for MVALVAKEPTVPLVSRTGRHLQRYCQTGLRQVVGCIPYRLKEIKQQTEFEIDEEDIEVLLISSQKGKGMLFPKGGWETDESKEQAASRETVEEAGVTGLVERELGTWKFKSKSHDTYYEGIMFSLLVKEQLEIWPEKNVRKRTWMSVAEARKACQYLWMKEALDRLVEQRQQRDEEKLVHHSL; via the exons ATGGTGGCTTTAGTTGCTAAAGAACCAACCGTTCCTTTGGTTTCCCGGACTGGACGACATTTACAGCGTTATTGTCAGACGGGACTTCGCCAAGTTGTCGG ATGTATACCATATAGATTAAAGGAAATCAAGCAACAAACTGAGTTTGAAATTGACGAGGAAGATATAGAAGTTCTTCTTATCAGTTCACAGAAGGGCAAAGGGATGCTCTTTCCTAAG GGAGGTTGGGAAACTGATGAATCTAAAGAACAAGCTGCTTCAAGAGAAACTGTGGAGGAAGCCGGGGTAACTGGACTGGTAGAG CGAGAATTGGGCACATGGAAATTCAAGAGCAAATCACATGACACTTATTATGAAGGCATCATGTTTTCGTTACTTGTAAAGGAGCAATTAGAAATCTGGCCAGAGAAAAATGTCCGAAAGAGAACTTGG ATGAGTGTGGCAGAAGCCCGAAAAGCTTGTCAATATTTGTGGATGAAGGAGGCATTGGATAGATTAGTAGAGCAACGACAACAGAGAGATGAGGAAAAACTGGTACATCATTCTTTGTAG
- the LOC123226486 gene encoding glutamine synthetase cytosolic isozyme 1, translating to MSLLTDLINLNLSESTNKIIAEYIWVGGSGMDLRSKARTLNGPVSDPSKLPKWTYDGSSTGQAPGEDSEVILYPQAIFKDPFRRGNNILVMCDTYTPAGEPIPTNKRYAAAKIFSHPDVLAEEPWYGIEQEYTLLQKDVKWPLGWPIGGYPGPQGPYYCGVGADKAWGRDIVDAHYKACLYAGINISGINGEVMPGQWEFQVGPSVGISAGDQVWVARYILERITEIAGVVLSFDPKPIEGDWNGAGAHTNYSTKSMRKEGGFEVIKKAIEKLGHRHKEHIAAYGEGNERRLTGRHETADIGTFKWGVADRGASIRVGRDTEKEGKGYFEDRRPASNMDPYVVTSMIAETTILMK from the exons ATGTCTCTTCTTACAGATCTCATCAACCTTAACCTCTCAGAATCCACGAACAAGATCATCGCCGAGTACATATG GGTCGGCGGATCTGGTATGGATTTGAGGAGCAAAGCAAGA ACTCTTAATGGACCTGTAAGTGATCCTTCTAAGCTTCCCAAGTGGACCTATGATGGTTCCAGCACTGGTCAAGCTCCTGGTGAAGACAGTGAAGTGATCCTCTA CCCTCAGGCTATTTTCAAGGATCCATTCAGAAGGGGCAACAATATTCTT GTTATGTGTGATACCTACACTCCTGCTGGAGAACCAATTCCAACAAACAAGAGATATGCAGCTGCCAAGATCTTCAGCCATCCTGATGTTCTTGCAGAGGAGCCTTG GTATGGTATTGAACAAGAATACACCCTGCTTCAAAAAGATGTTAAGTGGCCCCTTGGCTGGCCTATTGGTGGTTACCCTGGACCTCAG GGACCATACTACTGCGGTGTTGGTGCTGATAAAGCTTGGGGAAGGGACATTGTTGATGCCCATTACAAGGCTTGTTTGTACGCAGGAATTAACATCAGTGGTATCAATGGAGAAGTCATGCCTGGACAG TGGGAGTTCCAGGTAGGTCCTTCTGTTGGTATCTCTGCTGGTGACCAAGTGTGGGTAGCACGCTATATTTTGGAG AGGATTACAGAAATTGCTGGAGTTGTCCTATCCTTTGATCCCAAGCCTATTGAG GGTGATTGGAACGGTGCTGGTGCTCATACAAATTACAG CACCAAGTCAATGAGGAAGGAAGGAGGATTTGAGGTTATCAAAAAGGCAATTGAAAAGCTTGGTCATAGGCACAAAGAGCACATTGCTGCTTATGGTGAAGGCAATGAACGCCGTCTCACTGGTCGACATGAAACCGCTGATATCGGCACATTCAAATGG GGCGTGGCAGACCGCGGTGCATCAATTCGTGTCGGTCGAGACACAGAGAAAGAAGGAAAAGGTTATTTTGAGGACAGGAGGCCTGCTTCTAACATGGATCCATATGTGGTCACTTCCATGATTGCTGAAACCACCATTCTGATGAAGTAA
- the LOC123226221 gene encoding uncharacterized protein LOC123226221 encodes MKELRQMAERLKELERRPDEELLQDEANTIFGSLDPDFNLDASASVAEPQTPAPCSTRLTCLRRRVKREYTSSDEEDTESLIQSIVPNVPQTTITPAHKGQARLQQ; translated from the exons ATGAAGGAGTTGAGGCAGATGGCTGAACGTCTTAAGGAACTAGAGAGACGTCCAGATGAGGAACTCTTACAAGATGAAGCTAATACTATATTTG GGAGTTTAGACCCAGACTTCAATCTGGATGCTAGTGCTTCGGTTGCAGAGCCACAAACACCAGCCCCATGCTCAACCAGACTAACCTGTTTGAGAAGACGAGTGAAACGTGAATATACTTCTTCTGATGAAGAAGACACTGAATCTTTAATTCAATCCATTGTTCCCAACGTTCCCCAAACTACAATCACCCCTGCTCACAAAGGGCAAGCAAGACTGCAGCAATGA
- the LOC123225287 gene encoding plasmodesmata-located protein 7-like, with translation MATTRRRTSFLLLLLASLFLLSSSSSTDSFLLGGCTQQTYAPDSPYAFNLNSLLTSLVNSATYSSFNNFTILGSSPQDVVYGLYQCRGDLSMPDCAACVTRAVSQVGGLCPQTCGGALQLEGCYVKYDNMTFLGVQDKSVVLKKCGPSVGYEPETMSRRDAVLAGLASAAGPYRVGGTGEVQGVAQCVGDLSLGQCQDCVSEAIGRLRNDCGTADYGDMFLGKCYASYSTGKAHSAFKAPDEKHSNEGEKTFAIIIGLLAGVALLIIFLTFIRRVYGENGK, from the exons ATGGcaacaacaagaagaagaacaagttttcttctcttgcttcttgcatctctctttcttctttcatcttcttcttcgacGGATTCATTCCTTTTAGGAGGCTGCACTCAACAAACATATGCACCCGACTCACCCTACGCGTTCAACCTCAACTCACTCCTCACTTCCCTTGTCAACTCAGCCACCTACTCCTCCTTCAACAACTTCACCATCCTCGGCTCCAGCCCGCAGGACGTCGTGTACGGGCTCTACCAGTGCCGCGGCGACCTCTCCATGCCCGACTGCGCCGCTTGCGTGACACGTGCCGTCAGTCAAGTGGGCGGGTTGTGCCCGCAAACGTGCGGTGGAGCTCTGCAACTAGAAGGGTGTTATGTGAAGTACGATAACATGACGTTCTTGGGGGTGCAGGATAAGAGTGTGGTGTTGAAGAAATGTGGGCCGTCGGTTGGGTATGAACCAGAGACTATGAGCCGTAGAGATGCGGTCTTGGCTGGCCTGGCCAGTGCTGCTGGACCGTATAGAGTTGGTGGAACAGGAGAGGTCCAAGGTGTTGCCCAGTGTGTGGGGGATTTGAGTTTGGGACAGTGTCAAGATTGTGTGTCGGAGGCAATCGGACGACTGAGAAACGATTGCGGCACGGCGGATTACGGTGATATGTTTCTGGGCAAATGTTATGCAAGCTACTCTACTGGGAAAGCCCATTCTGCCTTCAAGGCCCCCGATG AGAAACACAGCAACGAAGGAGAGAAGACATTTGCAATAATAATTGGACTGTTAGCTGGGGTggctttattaataatatttcttacTTTCATAAGAAGGGTGTATGGGGAAAATG GTAAATAG
- the LOC123226415 gene encoding protein GAMETE EXPRESSED 1-like, with product MGCTTYLLMLLILLFVSPKCQSWAWFSSGTTSAKKTEDNVFPARKKDNTNGFVAEFSVKSLHNDKGRQLVEEGKGKLVGSNTCWKNAYRHLFAGCSEIIAIEEKRSRFAWHLSDCFQKDSGRPSFPYCDPKSSMINCLKKLDDKEHKIYLAFLLETNSICYQLQAHAFQHETERLVNDLKSSAQYTENKLEIIEEKSETLLQSSNKIYGSLDSIDHRVQSVAQTAKGVQDHIDLLSRHSEAVYQQSMKIASSQAELREGQVRMKEKLDEGMSMLYDAYSNLGEEVGNLRDEAIEVQKQISEVGEAMFCRMENLQKKADDIGSMAGVSLEKQQELLQGQSTALDGLQFLTKFQSEALEESRKKLQELAEYGHKQQEELLKRQEQLQEVHDHLVENSKSILAAQEAFESKQASMFIALDKLSTLQKTMLLESRIIKAFFIYSMTIFMIYMFTSTKQTYAIRHRLYMGLCLTFLIEVAIVRFTGNEIEQQTWIITSVRSLFLILAALQLLHAICTYRDYEVLNHQMLQTLLEKVDGMQRIKELSWESDSHVDWPSWMETELPEDVDHFEDPNYLTADGVAEEVGENWITTSTITGRYNLRSRSKH from the exons ATGGGCTGTACCACTTATCTTCTGATGCTGTTAATTTTACTCTTTGTTTCACCAAAGTGCCAGTCATGGGCTTGGTTTTCTTCTGGTACAACTTCTGCAAAGAAAACTGAAGATAATGTTTTCCCTGCCCGGAAGAAAGATAACACCAATGGTTTTGTTGCTGAATTCTCTGTTAAGAGTCTTCACAACGATAAGGGAAGGCAGCTTGTTGAAGAAGGCAAAGGCAAACTGGTTGGCTCAAACACTTGCTGGAAAAATGCTTACAGGCATCTCTTTGCCGGGTGCTCAGAGATTATTGCCATTGAAGAGAAAAGGTCTAGATTTGCTTGGCATCTCAGTGATTGCTTTCAAAAGGACTCTGGCAGGCCTTCGTTTCCGTATTGTGATCCGAAATCCTCCATGATTAATTGCCTAAAGAAATTAGATGACAAGGAGCACAAGATTTATCTTGCATTCTTGTTGGAAACTAACTCTATTTGCTATCAGTTACA GGCTCATGCATTCCAGCATGAAACTGAGAGATTGGTGAATGACCTTAAAAGTTCAGCCCAATATACGGAGAACAAGCTGGAAATAATAGAAGAGAAGTCTGAAACTCTATTGCAGAGCTCTAATAAAATTTACGGTTCATTGGATTCGATCGATCACCGGGTTCAAAGTGTTGCTCAAACAGCAAAGGGTGTACAAGATCATATAGATTTGTTGTCAAGGCATTCTGAAGCTGTTTATCAGCAATCTATGAAAATTGCATCTTCTCAAGCTGAGCTACGAGAAGGGCAAGTGAGAATGAAGGAGAAGTTAGATGAAGGGATGTCAATGCTTTATGATGCTTACAGTAATTTGGGTGAAGAAGTCGGCAACTTGAGAGATGAGGCGATTGAAGTTCAGAAGCAGATCAGTGAAGTTGGAGAGGCAATGTTTTGCAGGATGGAAAATCTGCAGAAGAAAGCTGATGATATTGGAAGCATGGCAGGGGTTTCTTTAGAGAAGCAACAAGAACTTCTCCAGGGTCAATCCACAGCACTTGATGGGCTgcaatttttaaccaaatttcaGTCTGAAGCACTTGAAGAGAGCAG GAAGAAACTGCAAGAATTAGCTGAATATGGACATAAACAACAGGAAGAGCTCCTTAAGAGACAAGAACAGCTTCAGGAAGTCCATGATCATCTGGttgaaaactcaaaatcaataTTGGCAGCTCAG GAAGCTTTTGAATCGAAGCAAGCTAGCATGTTCATTGCTCTAGATAAGCTATCTACTCTACAAAAAACCATGTTGCTGGAGTCGCGAATAATCAAAGCTTTCTTCATCTACTCCATGACTATTTTCATGATCTACATGTTCACCAGTACAAAGCAAACTTATGCCATTAGACACAGGCTATATATGGGACTGTGTCTTACATTCTTGATTGAAGTGGCAATAGTCCGATTCACGGGGAATGAAATTGAGCAACAAACATGGATAATAACTTCTGTTAGATCACTGTTTCTGATTCTGGCTGCATTGCAGCTTCTACATGCCATTTGTACATACAG AGACTATGAAGTGTTGAATCATCAGATGCTACAAACATTGCTCGAGAAGGTTGATGGAATGCAAAGAATCAAAGAGTTGTCATGGGAATCGGATAGCCATGTAGACTGGCCTTCATGGATGGAAACAGAACTACCTGAGGATGTAGATCATTTTGAAGATCCCAACTATTTGACTGCAGATGGAGTTGCAGAAGAAGTTGGAGAGAACTGGATCACAACCTCCACAATTACAGGAAGATATAATCTCCGTTCCCGTAGTAAACACTGA